The following nucleotide sequence is from Flavobacterium sp. N1736.
ACTTCTCCATTATATGTAATGAAAGCCATACTTGGCGAACATACAATAAGTATGGATATCGTTTTAGGTGGTATTTCTTGTGTTTTTTGGACATTGACATTACAAACGACTATAAAGTATGTTCTTATTACTTTAAGTGCCGACAATCATGGTGAGGGAGGAATTTTTGCCTTATATGCATTAGTCAAAAAAACAAAAATTCAATGGCTCATTGTGCCCGCAATTATTGGTGGTAGTGCTTTATTGGCAGACGGAATCATTACGCCTCCAATCTCAGTTTCATCAGCAGTAGAAGGTATAAAGACGTACTATCCTGAAATAAATACGATACCAATTGTTATTGGAATTTTGTTTGTTTTATTTACGATTCAGCAATTTGGAACCAAACTGGTTGGTAAATTTTTTGCACCAATGATGTTAATTTGGTTTACAATGCTGGGAACTTTAGGAATTATTCAAATCTCACAGCATCCTGAAGTTATAAAAGCAATTAATCCGTATTATGCGTATCACTTATTGCAAATTCACCCGGAAGGCTTTTTTGTTCTTGGATTAGTATTTTTATGTACAACGGGAGCAGAAGCTTTGTACTCTGACATGGGACATTGTGGAAGAAAAAATATTAGAATCAGCTGGATTTTTGTAAAACTAACTTTAGTTTTAAATTATTTTGGTCAGGCAGCATATTTAATACACCACGAAGGACAAACTTTGCAAGGTTTAGGTGGAGAAAACGGAAATCCGTTTTATTTGATCATGCCGGATTGGTTTCAGCCTGTTGGAATTATCATTGCAACTTTGGCCGCTGTAATTGCTTCTCAGGCTTTAATAAGTGGATCTTTCACTTTGATTAACGAAGCCATGCGATTAAATTTCTGGCCAAAAGTAAAAATCAAATACCCTACAGAGGTAAAAGGTCAACTATATATTCCATCTATAAACTGGTTATTGTTTTTTGGTTGTGTGGGAATCGTTCTTCACTTCGAGAAATCAAGTAATATGGAGCACGCTTACGGTCTTGCAATTGTATTGTGTATGATCATGACAACTATTTTGCTAAACTATTACTTAATCATGAAACGTATTAAATTGTATTTCATGGTTCCGTTAATTACCATTTATTTATTGATAGAATTTAGCTTTTTGATTGCCAATGTGACCAAATTTACTGAAGGTGGTTACGTAACTTTAATCATTGCAGCAGTTTTAATTTCGATCATGACGATTTGGTATCTTGCTAAGAAAATTAATAAAAACTACACCAAAATCGTTAAAATTGACGATTACAAAAAGGTGCTGATGGAATTAAGCGAAGATTTATCGATACCAAAATATGCAACGCATTTGGTTTATATGACTAATGCAAACCGTGTTGATGAATTAGAGCAAAAAGTAATGTATTCTATATTACAAAAACGTCCTAAAAGAGCGGATATCTACTGGTTTGTACACGTTAATATTTTAACTGAACCGTATAAAACACAATATAAAGTAACCGAAATTGCAAAAGACGATATCTACAGAGTCGATTTTAATTTAGGTTTTAGAGAGCCAACAAAAATCAATCTGATGTTTCGTGAAGTAATCAGGGACATGGTAAAAAATGGCGAAGTGGATATTACCAGCCGTTATGAATCATTAAACAAAAACAATATTATTGGTGACTTTAAATTTGTTTTGTCTGAGAAGTTTTTATCGAATGATAATGATTTAAGATGGCATGAAAACATCATTATGAACTCTTATTTCTTCATTAAAAAACTAAGTTTATCCGAAGAAAGAGCTTTTGGTCTGGACAGCAGTTCTGTAAAAATCGAGAAATTTCCAATGGTGCTTCATGCTCCGGAAAATATCGGATTAACGCGAATTATAAAATAAAGTTATTCCAAAATAAATTCAGAAAACACTCTTTTAAAACTTTATTAGAGTGTTTTTTTTCTTTTTAAATGAAAGTCAAAATAACAATCAGAATTAAAAATTTAACTTTCAATCAATTAATAGTACCTTTGCAACTCAAATAATTAAAATGAGATTACACAGAAATTTAGTTTATACTACCATCGATTCCTTAAATGCTATTTTCAATGAAGGAGAATATGCTGACAAAGTGGTAGCAAGAGCCTTAAAAAAAGACAAACGTTGGGGAAGTTCTGACAGGAAGTTTGTTGCTGAAACGATATACGAAATTGTTCGTTGGAAAAGATTATACGCTGAAATTGCCGAAGTTAAAGAACCTTTTGACAGAGACAATTTATGGAGAATGTTTGCTGTTTGGGCAGTTTTAAGAGGATATCCAATTCCGGATTGGAGGCAATTGGAAGGAACTCCGGAAAGAAAAATAAAAGGACGTTTTGACGAACTTTCCAAAATTAGAGCTTTAAAAGAATCTATCCCGGATTGGATGGATGAATTGGGTGTAAAAGAATTGGGCGAAAAAGTCTGGTCTACAGAAATTGCTGCTCAAAATCAGCCTGCTAAAGTTATTTTAAGAACTAATACGCTTAAAGGAACTAAAGAAAGTTTAAGAAATACGCTGATGGATTTAAATATTGAAACAGAATATTTAAAAGATCAGCCCGAAGCTTTGGTTTTAAAAGAAAGAGCTAATGTATTTTTGACAGACGCTTTTAAACAAGGACTTTTTGAGGTTCAGGACGCAAACTCACAATTGGTTGCCGGTTTTCTTGATGTAAAACCAGGAATGCGTGTTGTAGATACTTGCGCCGGAGCAGGAGGAAAAACATTGCATATTGCTTCTTTAATGGAAAATAAAGGACAATTAATTGCAATGGATTTATACGAAAGTAAATTGAAGCAATTGAAATTAAGAGCGAAAAGAAATGGCGCTTTTAATATTGAATATCGTATTATTGACACTACAAAAGTGATCAAAAAACTGCATGAAAAAGCAGATCGTGTTCTTATCGATGCACCTTGCAGTGGTTTAGGAGTTTTAAAAAGAAATCCTGATGCAAAATGGAAATTACAACCTGAGTTTATCGATAACATTCGTAAAGTACAGTCAGAAGTTTTAGAGAGTTATTCTAAAATTGTAAAACCCGGCGGAAAATTAGTGTATGCTACTTGTTCTGTTTTACCATCAGAAAATCAGGAACAAGTTGAAAAATTCCTTAAAACTGAAATAGGACAACAATTTACTTTCATAAAAGACCGCAAAATTCTGGCCTCAGAATCTGGTTTTGATGGTTTTTATATGGCGTTGTTAGAACGTAAAGGATAAGAAAATAAAATTTCAAATTTTTTAAATCTCAAATTCCAATTTTACGATTGGAATTTGAGATTTTTATTTTTTATAGCGGTTTATTTTAAAATATTTAGTCCCTACGGGACAATTTCTCACAGCGATGTTTTTTTACCAACATTAATATCTCGTAGAGATTGTATATTGGTAAATAATATTAATTAAAAAACTCCTTTAGGAGTTTAATGTTGGTAGAAAAGAAACGCGACCAATAAAAAATGTCCCGTAGGGACTATACTTATCTATAGTTATATTTTTATTTCCTTAATTTAAACTCGGTTTACGCAATAGCTTTCCATTCTCGTTTTCTTTAAATTTCGGAACAAAGACAATTTCCTTTGGTTTTTCGTATTTGTCTAAAACATCAAAAAAGTCAGTGGGGAAATCTTGTTTTTCGCCTTCAATAACCAGAATTAATTTTTCACCTAAAACAGAATCCGGGATTCCGGTTACAAAAAATCGGCTATTGATTTTATCAATTAATTTAGCTTCGATTTGTTCGGGAATCAGCTTCACTCCTCCACTATTGACCACATTATCAATTCTTCCTAAAAATATAAATTGATTTTCTCTTATTATTTCTACCAAATCATTTGTAATAATAGGTTCTTCAGAAATAGTATTGACAGTAATTACCAGACATCCGCGATCATCCTGAGCAATTTTTACATTTGGCAAAACCGTAAAAACTTTTTCTCCTACCTTTTTTGCAGCAATATGCGTAATAGTTTCCGTCATACCATAAGTTTCATAAACTTCTGTTTTTAACGGCAAAACTTTTTCCTCAAGAGCTGAATCCATTTTTGCTCCGCCAACAATCAGTTTTTTGACGTTTTCTAAAGCTTCAATCGAATTTTGAACCTGTAAAGGCACCATAGCAGCAAAATCATATTTTGTCGTATTTAAAGCTAATGGCTGTGTGCTTGGCTCGACAATATCTAAATCAAGCCCTAAAATTAAACTTCGAACTAACATCATTTTGCCGGCTATAAATTTAACAGGCAAACAAAGTAAGGCTTTATCACGAGGTTCCAGTTTAAAAAAATCTCCTGTTGCTAATGCAGATTGAATCATGGCTTGTTTTTGCAGTCTTACCACTTTAGGAAGTCCGGTTGTTCCGGAAGTTCGCATTTCGATATACTCTTTATCATCGAACCAATCCAGCAAAAATTCTCCTATTGATTGTTCATTTGCATCGCCTTCCTTTATATAATCATAACCTATGCGGCATAATTCTACCGCATTAAAATGAAATCCGTTTATTTTAAAATAATTGTGAACGTTTTTATGTGTTAACTGTAACATATATTTTAATTTGATGATTCTACGACATTAATTTTTCCGGTTAATTTTTCTTTCCAGTTACTCCAATTGTACTTTTTTGTAAAAATGAAAAGCAAAATTGGGTAAATCACTACCACAGGCAGGATAACGTCAAGACCTGCAGAAGGTTCTGATAAATCTTTAAAAATAGAATGTGTTTGAAAAACCGTCCAGTCTGAAGTAACCAATAAAGCGCCAACCAAATTATTAGAAGCATGAAAACCCAATGCTAATTCCATTCCTTCGTCCATAAGCGCAAGTACGCCCAAAAACAAACCTGTACCAATATAATAAACCATTATAACGTAACCCATTTTGGCTACTTCGGGATTAAAAACATGCATTGAACCAAAAATAAGTGAAGTCATTAGTAATGGAAACCATTTATTGTGCGCCAAATTAGCAAATCCCTGCATTAAATAACCTCTAAAAACATATTCTTCTGTGCTGGTTTGTATGGGAATTAATATAGAACCTAAAACCACTAAAACTAAAAATGGCACTAATTTAAAATTCCACACAAAATTTTCAGGAGCTCTTAAATAAATCACCAAAAAACTTAATATCGAAAAAACTGACCATAAAAAGAAGGAAAAGAAAACCCTGTTCCAATCGATTTTTTCTCGCGATGTTGTAATAGATAAAAGAGTTTGGTTGTGCAAATACTTCACCACAAAATAAATTCCTGCAAATGCAAATGCAAAAGATATCATAACTAAAAACAAAGTCATATTGGGTTCAAACATTTTCATTACTTCGGCATTATCCGTAGGAAAACCTTTTTTATCCATAAAACTTTCATAGAGAACTGCAACAGAAAAAGGAATTTGACCAATAAACGACGCCGTAATAATAATAACTGATCCAATAAGATATTTCCAAAATTTATTTTCGGGCTTAATTCCTTGTTCTAAAAACATATATTAAAAATTTAAAAATGAGAAATAATATCTTTTAAACCCGGACATGTTTTTCCTCTTAAAAGACATATGATTAATAAGTAAATCTTATTTTTGGTCTTGCTAAAATACCTAAAATTTACTTTAACAGCCTTACAACATATTAAAATTAACAAAATGATACAAATTTACCATAATCCTCGTTGCGGAAAATCAAGAAACTGTCTTGCTTTTATTGATCAGTCAAAACAGGAATACGAGATTATTCCTTATCTGACAGAAACGCCATCTTTTGATGAGCTAAAATCTTTATTACAAAAATTAGATTTACAACCGATTGAATTAGTAAGAATTAAAGAAAAAATATGGATCGAAAATTATAAAGGAAAAGAATTGACCAAAGACGAAATTATTAAAGCAATGGTTGAAAATCCAATTTTAATAGAGCGTCCAATTGTTGTAAAAAACGGAAAAGCGATTATTGGACGAGATTTAGATCTTGTTGCTTCTTTTTTAGATTGATTATAAAGAACCAGATTAACATTTTTTTGTGATTTCCTTCTTTAAACCAAAAGCTACATTTGTGGTCTAAAAAGAAAAAGAAACCAGAAAACACAATGAAACAAATAAAATTTGCTGTATTACTTGTATTGCTTCTTACAAGTTTTTACAATTATGCGCAACAGCCACCAGCCGGAAGAAATAAGGTAAAAGTTACCGGAAAAGTTTTCGAAAAAGTGAGCAAGCAGCCACTGGAGTATGCTACAATTTCGCTTATGGCTCCTAACGATACAAAAGTTATTGCCGGAGGTATTACTAATCCAAAAGGGGAATTCGATATTGCTGTTGCTCCGGGAATTTATGATATAAAAATTGAATTCATATCATTTAAAGCAACCGAAATTAAAGGAAAAGACATTCAGAGTGATACAAATTTAGGTGCCGTTAACTTATCCGAAGATGCAGCGCAATTAAATGAAGTTGTAGTTCGTGCCGAAAAATCGACAGTAGAAATAAAACTGGACAAAAAAGTATACAATGTTGGTCAGGATATGATGGTAAAAGGCGGAACTGTAAGTGACGTTTTAGACAATGTACCATCTGTTTCTGTTGATACAGAAGGAAATGTAAGTTTAAGAGGAAGTGATAATATCCGAATTTTAATCGACGGAAGACCTTCAAACGCTATCAATGTTGCCGAGGCTTTACGTCAGCTTCCGGCAGATGCAATTGATAAAGTAGAAGTTATCACAAACCCATCTGCTCGTTATGATGCAGAAGGAGGTTCAGGATTAATCAATATTATTCTTAAAAAAGGAAAAAACCAAGGTTTAAACGGAACTTTTATTGCGTCAACCGGTCTACCTGAAACCTATGGTTTAAGTGCCAATTTAAATTATAAAACCGAAAAGTTA
It contains:
- a CDS encoding KUP/HAK/KT family potassium transporter, whose translation is MSAAHKNLHSKLSIGGLLITLGIIYGDIGTSPLYVMKAILGEHTISMDIVLGGISCVFWTLTLQTTIKYVLITLSADNHGEGGIFALYALVKKTKIQWLIVPAIIGGSALLADGIITPPISVSSAVEGIKTYYPEINTIPIVIGILFVLFTIQQFGTKLVGKFFAPMMLIWFTMLGTLGIIQISQHPEVIKAINPYYAYHLLQIHPEGFFVLGLVFLCTTGAEALYSDMGHCGRKNIRISWIFVKLTLVLNYFGQAAYLIHHEGQTLQGLGGENGNPFYLIMPDWFQPVGIIIATLAAVIASQALISGSFTLINEAMRLNFWPKVKIKYPTEVKGQLYIPSINWLLFFGCVGIVLHFEKSSNMEHAYGLAIVLCMIMTTILLNYYLIMKRIKLYFMVPLITIYLLIEFSFLIANVTKFTEGGYVTLIIAAVLISIMTIWYLAKKINKNYTKIVKIDDYKKVLMELSEDLSIPKYATHLVYMTNANRVDELEQKVMYSILQKRPKRADIYWFVHVNILTEPYKTQYKVTEIAKDDIYRVDFNLGFREPTKINLMFREVIRDMVKNGEVDITSRYESLNKNNIIGDFKFVLSEKFLSNDNDLRWHENIIMNSYFFIKKLSLSEERAFGLDSSSVKIEKFPMVLHAPENIGLTRIIK
- a CDS encoding RsmB/NOP family class I SAM-dependent RNA methyltransferase gives rise to the protein MRLHRNLVYTTIDSLNAIFNEGEYADKVVARALKKDKRWGSSDRKFVAETIYEIVRWKRLYAEIAEVKEPFDRDNLWRMFAVWAVLRGYPIPDWRQLEGTPERKIKGRFDELSKIRALKESIPDWMDELGVKELGEKVWSTEIAAQNQPAKVILRTNTLKGTKESLRNTLMDLNIETEYLKDQPEALVLKERANVFLTDAFKQGLFEVQDANSQLVAGFLDVKPGMRVVDTCAGAGGKTLHIASLMENKGQLIAMDLYESKLKQLKLRAKRNGAFNIEYRIIDTTKVIKKLHEKADRVLIDAPCSGLGVLKRNPDAKWKLQPEFIDNIRKVQSEVLESYSKIVKPGGKLVYATCSVLPSENQEQVEKFLKTEIGQQFTFIKDRKILASESGFDGFYMALLERKG
- a CDS encoding AMP-binding protein, whose translation is MLQLTHKNVHNYFKINGFHFNAVELCRIGYDYIKEGDANEQSIGEFLLDWFDDKEYIEMRTSGTTGLPKVVRLQKQAMIQSALATGDFFKLEPRDKALLCLPVKFIAGKMMLVRSLILGLDLDIVEPSTQPLALNTTKYDFAAMVPLQVQNSIEALENVKKLIVGGAKMDSALEEKVLPLKTEVYETYGMTETITHIAAKKVGEKVFTVLPNVKIAQDDRGCLVITVNTISEEPIITNDLVEIIRENQFIFLGRIDNVVNSGGVKLIPEQIEAKLIDKINSRFFVTGIPDSVLGEKLILVIEGEKQDFPTDFFDVLDKYEKPKEIVFVPKFKENENGKLLRKPSLN
- a CDS encoding CPBP family intramembrane glutamic endopeptidase, which codes for MFLEQGIKPENKFWKYLIGSVIIITASFIGQIPFSVAVLYESFMDKKGFPTDNAEVMKMFEPNMTLFLVMISFAFAFAGIYFVVKYLHNQTLLSITTSREKIDWNRVFFSFFLWSVFSILSFLVIYLRAPENFVWNFKLVPFLVLVVLGSILIPIQTSTEEYVFRGYLMQGFANLAHNKWFPLLMTSLIFGSMHVFNPEVAKMGYVIMVYYIGTGLFLGVLALMDEGMELALGFHASNNLVGALLVTSDWTVFQTHSIFKDLSEPSAGLDVILPVVVIYPILLFIFTKKYNWSNWKEKLTGKINVVESSN
- a CDS encoding arsenate reductase family protein produces the protein MIQIYHNPRCGKSRNCLAFIDQSKQEYEIIPYLTETPSFDELKSLLQKLDLQPIELVRIKEKIWIENYKGKELTKDEIIKAMVENPILIERPIVVKNGKAIIGRDLDLVASFLD